The following is a genomic window from uncultured Campylobacter sp..
TTAAATTCGATTTAAATTTTACGATCCGTCAAATTTAATCCTATCTGCTAATTTCTGCCAGAGGCATGAACACAGATAGAGCTTATCGCTCCTGGTGCGCCAAAAGAGGATAAATTTACGGCGGAATTTATACAGCCTGGGTAAAATTTTATTCGCGAAATGAGAACGGATTTAAAATTTAACCGTTTTTTCAAGCGAATTTTGCCACAATTGCGCTCAAATTTCATTGGGGCGAAAGATGAAAAAATATACCAAACAAATCCTCGCGATGCTCGCGCTAAACGCGATCTACAGCGGCTCGGGGATCTTGATTTTAAGCTTTATCAATAAATATCTACTTGACGGCGCCGAAAGAGGCGGGCGCATCATCGCGCTATTTTTCGCGCTTTTGGCGATATTTCTGCTGCTTTCGGTGCTAAGTCGCATCATGCTTTGCAAGATGGAAAACGACTTCGTATTCGATCTACGCACCAAAATTATCAAGCAGATCATCGATACGAAGTTCGAGCGCATCGAGGCTGCGTCGAAGGCGAACCTGCTCGCGTCCCTTTCCAGCGATATTTCGCGCCTGACCGAGGGCTTTATGCGTATCTCCGAGCTGATCCAAGGCGCGATGATCGTGCTATTTTGCGGCATCTACGTGCTATACATCGCGCCTATGATGTTTGCGTTTTTGTTCGTCTGGATCGGCGCGCTGATGATATTCAACCGTTTTTTGATGAAAAAGGTCATGCAAAATTACGATCTGTACCGCCAAAATGAGGACGTTTTGTATAAAAACTACGCCGCGGCGATCGAGGGGCACAAGGAGCTGTCGCTAAGCCTAGCCAAAGCAAAGAGCCTATACGAAAATGACTTTCTGCCCAACGCGCAAAATTTACGCCAAAGCTCGCTTCGAGCCGAGGTTTACGGCGCGTTTGCGAGTAATTTTATGAACGTGATGATGCTAGGCGCGGTGGGCTTTGTGCTTTATTTCGGGCTTAGCGGCGGCAAAGCAGAGCTTGCAAACGCCGTAACGATCGCGCTTACGGTGCTTTTTTTGCGCGCGCCTTTGA
Proteins encoded in this region:
- a CDS encoding ATP-binding cassette domain-containing protein; this translates as MKKYTKQILAMLALNAIYSGSGILILSFINKYLLDGAERGGRIIALFFALLAIFLLLSVLSRIMLCKMENDFVFDLRTKIIKQIIDTKFERIEAASKANLLASLSSDISRLTEGFMRISELIQGAMIVLFCGIYVLYIAPMMFAFLFVWIGALMIFNRFLMKKVMQNYDLYRQNEDVLYKNYAAAIEGHKELSLSLAKAKSLYENDFLPNAQNLRQSSLRAEVYGAFASNFMNVMMLGAVGFVLYFGLSGGKAELANAVTIALTVLFLRAPLMMLIFSLPSVLRAKIAYAKINELGLDPFVQGFELAQMQPWRSLELKGVGFSYPDGKFGIKGVSLQLNAGETVFLIGENGSGKSTLFMILAGLYTPQAGEILADGAALKPSDLRAYSNNISAVFSDFYLFDYATGDADIAREWLALTHLQDKVELKGVKFSTTSLSSGQRKRLALVSVLMDGRKFLMLDEFAADLDPQFRTEFYERILPELKSRGYTIFAISHDDKYFGAADKIYKMQGGEISQIK